One genomic window of Glycine soja cultivar W05 chromosome 9, ASM419377v2, whole genome shotgun sequence includes the following:
- the LOC114425147 gene encoding outer envelope pore protein 24, chloroplastic-like, protein MKATLKGKYDVDKNGAAFANIAVNAGDVKFRASVTEATFINGPSFTGLALAVEKPGSFIVDYNVPKKDFRFQFMNTVRVGERPLNLTYAHSRGDNRTVLDGTFVYDSANKVSANYALDSGNCKLKYTYVHKGLTTFEPAYDVAKNTWDFAVSRRVYGGDDTLRASYQTSSRVLGVEWSRNPKHTAGFKIVASVNLAEEFKAPKLVAETTWNFEM, encoded by the exons ATGAAGGCTACTCTGAAGGGAAAGTACGATGTCGACAAAAACGGCGCTGCCTTTGCCAACATCGCCGTCAACGCCGGCGACGTCAAGTTCCGAGCCTCCGTAACGGAAGCCACTTTCATTAACGGTCCCAGCTTCACCGGCTTGGCGCTCGCCGTCGAGAAACCCGGTTCCTTCATCGTCGACTACAACGTTCCCAAAAAG gaCTTTCGGTTTCAGTTTATGAACACGGTTAGGGTTGGGGAGAGGCCGTTGAATTTGACCTACGCGCACAGCAGGGGCGACAACAGGACCGTCTTGGATGGAACCTTTGTGTATGATTCTGCGAACAAGGTTTCTGCCAATTACGCGCTCGACTCAGGGAACTGCAAGCTTAAGTACACCTATGTTCACAAGGGGTTGACCACGTTTGAGCCCGCCTATGACGTGGCCAAGAACACGTGGGACTTCGCCGTTTCGCGGAGGGTCTACGGCGGCGACGACACGTTGAGGGCCTCCTACCAGACATCCAGCAGGGTTCTGGGAGTTGAGTGGTCGCGGAATCCCAAACACACTGCTGGCTTCAAG ATTGTAGCATCTGTTAACTTGGCCGAGGAATTTAAAGCTCCCAAACTTGTTGCTGAGACCACATGGAATTTTGAGATGTAG